Sequence from the Phragmites australis chromosome 6, lpPhrAust1.1, whole genome shotgun sequence genome:
CGAGTCCGGGCTGTACTCGGCGAGTGCACCGCCGTTATGGCTCGCGCTCTGGCCCGAGCTCAACGTGTCCCCGGCAAGCAGACCGCCGGAATGGGTCCTGACGTGCGTCGGTGTATCCGACGGCTGCGCCGTGCGCGCCTTGGCACGCGCCGACCGCGTCGCGGCCATGTAGCCTGGGATCGTCGGTGGCCGCCCGTGCGTCGTGGCGACCGGGTTCAGTGGGCTCCGGAACGACGTGTCCATCTCCACAGCCTTCTCGGACATACCGCCGGCCAAAGCAACAGCTGCCGTCACGTCGGACGTCGTCCTGGTGGCAGCGCCGTTGTACGTCTTGGCGTGGTCCGACGCGTTCTGCTGCTGCGCCTGCGTCGCTGCCATCCAGCGCTCCAGCCAGTGGAAACCGAGGCCGGCCTTTCCGTCCTCTTGCCGCAGCCACTGCCGCTGTTCAATCATGCAAAAGTTCGTCAGATCGAAGCAAACGCAAATTCATCCATGTCAACATCGGCGCCATCACGCCGCAGATGACGCACCTGCTTGTAGGCGTAGGCGTAAGCGAGCGCCCGCTCCCGTCGTGCGGCGGCGTCGTGCCGGCGCGCGCCTTCGGCCCTGGCGTCCTCCAGGGTGCGGCTGCTCCCGTCCCAGCCCGCTGAAGGGCTCCTTCCGCCGCCGTTGTCGTAGCCGCTGCCAAAACCAAGCCTGCCCCTGCTCCCGcttcgctgctgctgcagcacgTCCGCCACCACGCCGTCGTCACTGACATCTTGGTCGCCTGCCAATGCCAACTCGAGGAAAGGGTAGTGTCCTCCTCGTCCGGCTCCTAGTGGGGAGGAGCCATTGGCTGCAGGGGTCgacggcgggaggaggagaagcgggAGTTGGGTGATGCGGCGCGCGCGGACGCGGGCCTGGGCTCGGACGAGGGCCTGCATGCAGCGCATGGTGAGGTGCACCTGCCGCCGCACCTGGTGACCGCGCACCAGCGCTTGCAGACGCACCAGGCCGCGCAGCGCACGAAGGGCCCGCCGGGCCTGAAACGAACGAACAGGGAAAGCATGAAATTTGAGTACAGTTCATGGAGATGCTTAGATAGCTCAACTGCGGATTTTCACGACATAACATGTACCCAATACATACAAAATACATAGTTTTCTTCGAGGGAGGAATCACTACTAGCTAATGCAACTTCCAGTTGACTAAATTGTTCATTAATGTTTCATAGATAAATAGTTTGTCAAAATCGTAGATCCTGAATAAGATAGGAGATGTTCCGGTAGGATCGCGAATCAAAATATTCCATGTAGAATATGAAATTGTATCTTCTGATCCTACCAGTGAGTCAATATTACAATCTGGCATGTATCTTACCGCTAATATATTATAAAGTTGGCAAAGTTATCTCCAGGACACCTAAAATGTGTGGTTTGGTCTCTAGAACACCCTAACTCTAGATGTTGTGTGCTGGACACTGAGAATGTGTGATTTAGCCTCCAAGACATTATGCCTCTATCTTCACACTTCATGATTTTTTGTCTCCATGCATAGATTATGATCAAtcctaaattttgcaaaatgaTGCAATGCTCTATTCCCCATGCCTGCAATTTTTGTTAGATTTTTCACAGAAAAATTGCAGAATGAAACTGAGGACATAATGGTCTATTTCCCCTCCTCTAGTGTCCTCCCTGACGCACACCTCTTTCTTTCTATATTTGGGTGCTTGCACTCTCCCCAGACACCACCTTCCCATTTTGGCTCAAGCGCTTCGAACTCCTTGCGTGCAGCAGGCGAACCCATGGGCAAGCACGCAATGTATTCCTTTCATGGACTAGTCTAGCGTGGGCGGTGACGGTTCTGGAGGTAGAAGAGAAGTTATAATCGAAAAGCAAATTACATcatttgaaaaatatatatatatgtttgagAGAAATTTAGAACAGATTTAAAGGCAAATTCGTATCGCTCCTTAGGAAAAAAGTTCGCCAGAAATGTGGTATGAAATTTGGGAACAAACATTGTAGCAAAAAATTACAGTGATTTTTGACTGAACCAGCATAATTTCCCGAGaaaaatgagataaaaatcaAAAAAGCAAATTGATCTTAATTTGTGAGCAACCTGATGCAAATACGAGACTAAATTCAAAACTAGATTAAATTTCAAAGAAGAAAATTGTGGGCAAATTTGGAAGCGAATTGAGACAAATCCATGTGCAAAGTCATGCCAAATACGGAAAAAATTGAGGAGCAAAGTTAGTATAAAATTCAAAGAGCAACTCTATGCACGGTCCAGAGCAAATTTATGCAAAATTTAAGAggaaatatttgtacatttgaGAGCAAATCGagataaacaaataaaaaaccCAAACAGGGGTGCTCCATCAAGCCACCGATAGCTGATATGGGCAGAAGCAGCCATGCGTCACTCAAGCGGAGGAAGACGAGCGTGGAGCATATattggcggcggcggggtcTGTCATGCTTGCCGTTGCAAGTGGGGGTGGTTGTCGAGGCTACCGCTAAGAGGAACATGCTAATGAGCACCCAAGCTCAGAGAGACGGGAGGGGAAAATGATGTGTTTGTGGCGGGATCACTGGTGTGTGCATCGATCTCGGTGGCCgtagtggcggcggcggtcccCTGCTGCACTAACTCCACGTCCACCCCTGTTCATAGCCGCAGAGCTTCCCCTAGCACCATGTGCTTCACACTCCTTCAGCACCGTTATTACAGGAAGTTCATCTGTATCTTTTTCACTACTACTTAAAAATAACCGTTAATGATAAAGTATCACTATCAATTCACAAACTCTAACGACCATTAATCATTGAGCCTGCTAAGAACAGATAGTGACACGTACTATCACCATCAATTTTTGTTACAAACCGATAGTGTTATAGTTGGTGTTATGGACCGAAAGTAATATTAGAAGTATAACTATCGGTTAGTTC
This genomic interval carries:
- the LOC133922246 gene encoding protein IQ-DOMAIN 21-like; its protein translation is MGKKHAGGGGGGWFAAVRKVFRPSSSSSATSSKNKDTVQNGKKNGASEEETTSGTEEPEVLLLEHFPASETSLEVSNEGGAVAMMEEEEEDVDEEVAGDMERARALAAAAEAAVAAAEAAARVVRMAVHRRASREERAAVRIQAYYRGYLARRALRALRGLVRLQALVRGHQVRRQVHLTMRCMQALVRAQARVRARRITQLPLLLLPPSTPAANGSSPLGAGRGGHYPFLELALAGDQDVSDDGVVADVLQQQRSGSRGRLGFGSGYDNGGGRSPSAGWDGSSRTLEDARAEGARRHDAAARRERALAYAYAYKQRQWLRQEDGKAGLGFHWLERWMAATQAQQQNASDHAKTYNGAATRTTSDVTAAVALAGGMSEKAVEMDTSFRSPLNPVATTHGRPPTIPGYMAATRSARAKARTAQPSDTPTHVRTHSGGLLAGDTLSSGQSASHNGGALAEYSPDSSCTGEWTPPRLGVGVRPGRVTYT